Below is a genomic region from Patescibacteria group bacterium.
CGGGTGCGGATATCAAGGGAACAGGCGTCAATAGCCAGGGAGTGATCCCATTTCTGAAAATTGCAAATGATGTGAATGTCTCCATTAATAGAAGCGGCAAACGCCGCGGTGCCGGATGCATATATCTTGAAACATGGCATTTGGATATTGAAGATTTCTTAGAACTTCGGAAAAATACCGGCGACGAACGGCGGCGCACCCATGATATCAATACGGCAAATTGGATACCCGATCTTTTTATGAAGCGCGTACACGAGAATGGACAGTGGACGCTTTTCAGCCCCGAAGAAGTGCCAGACCTCCATGATCTCTACGGCAAAAAGTTTGAAGATCGGTATGAAGAATACGAAAAAATGGCGCGTTCGGGTACAATAAAACTTTTCAAGCGAGTTCATGCGCTGGATCTTTGGAAGAAAATGCTTGCAATGCTGTTCGAAACGGGGCATCCATGGATTACGTGGAAAGATCCATGTAATGTGCGCTCACCCCAGGATCATTCCGGTGTTGTACATTGCTCGAACCTTTGCACGGAAATCACTCTCAACACAGCTCCAAACGAAACTGCAGTATGCAATCTTGGTTCGCTCAATTTCGCGCGGTTCGTGAGGGGTGGCGCATTCGACATAGAGCTGGTTGGTCGAGTGATACGAATAGCAATGCGCATGCTGGATAATATTATTGACATTAATTTTTACGCCACCGAAGACTCGCGCCGCAGTAATATGCGACATCGTCCAGTTGGATTGGGTGTTCGCGGTTATCATGATGCGCTGTATCAGCTCGGTATAGATTTCGATTCAGAGCGCGCGGTTGAATTTGCCGATCAGTCCATGGAGATAGTTGCGTATCATGCCATTCTCTCATCATCGGAACTTGCTCAAGAGCGAGGCGTATATCCTACGTATAAGGGTTCAAAATGGGATAGAAATATCCTGCCACAGGATACCGTCGACCTTCTTGCCAAAGAGCGCGGAGAGGAAATTTTGGTGAAGCGAGGAGGAAAGCTCGATTGGACACCGGTACGCGAATCGATACAGAGATACGGCATGCGCAATTCCAATACCATGGCGATCGCTCCAACTGCAAGCACTGCCAATTTGGTGGGTTGCATTCCCTGTGTCGAACCGATCTATAAAAATATTTACGTAAAATCAAATAAAGAAGGCGACTTCCCTATCCTGAACAAATACTTAGTCGAAGCTCTCAAAAAAGCGGGATTGTGGAATGCGGATATGCTGAATAAGATTAAATATTATGACGGCAGCATTCAGGCAATTTCGGAAATTCCCCCGGAAATAAAAACGAGATTTAAAGAAGTGTTTGAAATCGACCAGCGATGGCTTATTGAAGCAGCTGCCAGGCGTGCAAAATGGATTGACCAATCACAATCACTCAATATCTTTTTTCGCGGTACGTCCGGTAAAGACCTTTCCGATGTATATTTCCTGGCATGGAGAATGGGGCTTAAGACGACCTATTACTTGCGTACACTCGGTGCTTCACAGGTAGAGAAATCAACAGTGAGTACAGAAGAATTTGGCTCAACGCACAATCGCCAGCAATTCAATATGGCTCAAGATGCACACATGCCATTAGCGGAGACAAGCGCGGCGCAGCCGAGCGCTGAACAGCTTGCACGAGTCATGGCTGGAGAAGAAGTGGGAATTTGTGAGTCGTGCCAAGGATAACTAAAGACAGTACACTATTTCATACTATGCCTATTATCAAAGGAGCGAATCCTGTAGATATCAATAAACGCCGTGTTATCAATGGAGGAGATGCCGATGTTATGCAGCTCTACCCAATGCGCCACAGCTTTGCATGGGAGGCGTACAATATTGGCAATGCCAATCACTGGCTACCCACAGAGATTTCCATGCAGAAAGACATCGAGCAATGGAAGCACCCCACGTTATTAACCGACGATGAGCGTAAAGCATTCGAGACGGTGCTCGGGTTTTTTACCACAGCTGATTCAATCGCCGCAAACAATGTAGTACTTGCTCTCTATAAGCATGTAACATCTCCGGAGGTGCGTATGTATCTTCTGCGGCAAGGCTACGAAGAAGCAAATCACACTCATTCCTATCAATATATCGTTGAATCGCTGGGCATGGATGAATCGAAAATTTTCAATATGTATCGCGAAATTGACGCGATCTATAGTAAAGACAATCTTATTCTGGCGCTCAACGATGGGATTTTTGATCCTGCATTTAAAACAGGAACATTTGAGAATGACCAAAAGTTTCTGGAAAATTGGATTGCATTTGCGCTTATTATGGAAGGTATTTTTTTCTATAGTTCATTTGCAGTCATGTTTGGTTTTCAGCGACAGAATAAACTTACCGGTTCGGCAGAGCAGATACAGTACATTATGCGTGATGAGTCTCAGCATCTCAACTTTGGGATCAATATCATCAATGCTATCAAAGAAGAACAGCCGGAACTGTGGACAAAAGAATTTCAAGACCATATTGTTGATTTGGTTCGCCGCGCTGTAGTGCTTGAGTATACATTTGCCACTGAAGTCTTCCCGAAAGGAATATTCGGAATGAATGCCGAAGGATTTAAGCAGTACATCGAGCATATCGCAGATCGTCGTCTTGAGCGCATTGGCTTGCCGGCACAGTATAATGTAGACAATCCGTTTCCCTGGATGTCTGAAGCGATTGACTTGTCAAAAGAAAAGAATTTTTTTGAAACGCGCGTTACGGAATACAAAGTTGGCGGACAGCTTGAGTGGTAAATGGCAAGATGATGGATTGGTAGGGTAATGCGAATCATTTTGCTATACTGGTATATGGGGTTCATCAACCCCGTAGTTTAGTATTATCCCTAAATAAAAGATATCTATGAATATCTCTCGCTGGATACTGGCAGGCGCAAAAATAGCGTGCGCCATTACACTCCTTGTTGTAAGTACGCAGAGTGCTTATGCAGAACAAAAAGAAGTCGAACTCGATCCTTCCGCTACCATTGAAGCAGTTTCGTTCATTGATGANNNNNNNNNNNNNNNNNNNNNNNNNNNNNNNNNNNNNNNNNNNNNNNNNNNNNNNNNNNNNNNNNNNNNNNNNNNNNNNNNNNNNNNNNNNNNNNNNNNNAGCTCCATGGCATTCACTGCCCAACGTCTAAGCTCTGTTTTGCCGTTGGCGATTCCGGGACTATTCTCCGATCAAAAAATGCCGGTACATCGTGGAAATCCCTGGATCAGAAAGTAAAAGCTCATTTGTTCGGCGTATCTGTTGTCGATAGCAAAAAAGGTATTGTTCTTGTTGCTGGAGAAAAGGGGGTTCTTCTAAGAACAGCTAATAATGGGGAAAAATGGAGTGCTATTGCATCAAAAACAAAGAATAAGCTCAATGCACTCACATTTGTGAATAAAAATGGATGGGCAGTCGGTGATAAAGGAACCATCCTCACAACAACAAACGGCGGCGCAAAGTGGACTGCCGCAACGAAGGGTGAACAAAATCTTCTGGACATCCACTCATCAGATGGCACAACTCTGTTTATTGCCGGAGAACAGGGCCTCATACTTCAGTCAACGGACAAGGGCGCATCATGGGCACAGCAGCAATCCGGCATAGCGCATACGCTACGAGGCATGTATGTTAATGACAAGAAGGGTTTTGCCGTAGGAGAAGGAGGAGGCATGCTTGTTACCGATGACAATGGAGCTACATGGGAAGACGCATCCGATAAAGAAAACACCGCAACACTCCATGATGTCCAATGTTTTGGACAGAAGCTCTGTGTTGCCAGTAGTAATGATGTCACATTCTTTCAGTTTGATTTTGAAAAAGCACTCCAGTCATCAACGGCGACCGATGAGGGTGACGAGGATGCGGAGGAGGATGTGGATGGCACAGCAGAGCAGGGGCAACAAGGGGCGCTTCCTGATCTCATCATCGAAGTCCCAACATATACCTTTTCAGAAGTGGTACTGANNNNNNNNNNNNNNNNNNNNNNNNNNNNNNNNNNNNNNNNNNNNNNNNNNNNNNNNNNNNNNNNNNNNNNNNNNNNNNNNNNNNNNNNNNNNNNNNNNNNATGGGACAGTCCTTCTGGAAATTTCCTGAACTGGACCATGGAGATAATGAGCTTATACTTATTAAGCCCCTTCCTGATCTCATCATCGAAGTCCCAACATATACCTTTTCAGAAGTGGTACTGAAGGTTAAAAATACAGGTACGACTGCTGCAACACTTGGTCCATCCGTTAAGCTCGGGCTTCGCTGGATCGATGCCCAAGGCAATCTCTACCCGGGGTATTCGGCAAAGGAACTTTCTCCTTTTACTGCCAACCAGACACTCGAACCAAATGCTGAAGTAAGCCTCAGATATACTATTGACCAGTCAAACCAAGAAATTGCAAAATACTTTTTTAAACAAATAGATATTCCACTCCAATCACAGACTGTTGAGCTTACCATCGATAAAACCAATGCCATTCAAAATGAATTGTTCGAAAACAATAATCTCACTACTGCCAACCGCCCCTTTGTCAGCGTCATTGGCGTGAGCGAAGGGTCATCGCTTGCTCATACATTTCTTAGAGTGAATGTTAAAAATGATGGTACCACCACGGTACCGGCGCAAATGCCTATTAAATTTCAATGGTTTGGCGCAAGTAACCAGGCAATCAATGGAAACAATAGTAATGCGCTCATAACTATTGAAGATTCTATTGAGCCCGGAGAGACTATTTCCATCATTATCCAGAGGGACTCAAACCAAACACCGCTGCAAGTGAAAAAGACTCTCTTTACTGATATCCCATCAAACGCCCGAACGTTAGAAGTAACTACAAACATGGGACAGTCCTTCTGGAAATTTCCTGAACTGGACCATGGAGATAATGAGCTTACTCTTCCTCGGCCATAATTATTATATACATAGAGATATGCGCATGTACCACTTTCTCTGTATTGTTTTTGTAATCCCCGTTCTCTCACTTGCGGCTATCACCCCTGCCCTCGCCACCGAAGAAGTCGAACTCGATCCTTCCGCTACCATTGAAGCAGTTTCGTTCATTGATGAGGATACCGGGTGGGTTGTAAGCAATAATAATGATGGCAAGGGAAGTATTCTTGCAACGCAAGACAGTGGTACAACGTGGGTTTCGCAATACACAAGCTCAAAAAAGCTCCATGGCATTCACTGCCCAACGTCTAAGCTCTGTTTTGCCGTTGGCGATTCAGGAACCATCCTCCGATCAGACAATGGAGGTACTTCATGGACATCCCTGGATCAGAAAGCAAAATCTCATTTATTTGGCGTTTCTGTTGTCGATAGCAAGCGTGGCATTGTTCTTGCCGTTGGAGAAAAGGGGACTCTTCTGAGAACAACTAACAATGGAAAGAAATGGAGTGCTATTGCATCACAAACAAAGAATAAACTCAATGCGCTTACATTCGTGAGTAAAACAAAAGGATGGGCTGTTGGCGAGAAAGGAACTATTCTCACAACGACAACTGGAGGCGCAAAATGGATTGTGGTAATCGAGGGTACGCAGAATTTTCTTGATATTCATTCATTCAATGACACGACTAGTACAACCCTGTTTATTGCCGGAGAACAGGGTCTCATACTTCAGTCCACAGACAGTGGTGCATCTTGGACACAGCAGCAATCCAAGACAACACAAACACTACGAGGTATCTATGTTAACGACAAGAAGGGCTTTGTAGTAGGAGAGGGAGGAACCATACTTGCTACCGATGACAATGGAACTACATGGGGAGACGCATCCGATGATGAAAACACTACAACACTCCACGATGTCCAATGCTTTGGACAGAAGCTCTGCGTTACTAGTAATAATGACGTAGTATTCTTTCAGTTTGATTTTGAAAAAGCCATCCAATCATCAACGGCGACCGATGAGGGTGATGAGGATGCAGAGGAGGAGATAGAAATTGAAGAAAACAAGGCAGATCAACAGCAACAGCAAGAACAAAAAAAGCAGAATTTGCCCGACCTCATCATTACCGATGTCAAACTGAAAAAAGGAGAGCTTACGTATANNNNNNNNNNNNNNNNNNNNNNNNNNNNNNNNNNNNNNNNNNNNNNNNNNNNNNNNNNNNNNNNNNNNNNNNNNNNNNNNNNNNNNNNNNNNNNNNNNNNGTCGTCGATGAGTCAAACAGTGCCAATAATACGACTGTTACGGAAAAACCCCCCGTTCCCTTGCCCGACCTCATCATTACCGATGTCAAACTGAAAAAAGGAGAGCTTACGTATACGATAAAAAACATTGGTGTCGGAAGTGCGCCGTCATCAAAGACATTCTTTTCGTGGGGCACTGCAAGCGAGATAATTCCTCCGATGGTATCCCTCAATGATGACCCCCTTGATGGCGGCGCTAGCCACACCCAAAAGATCACTACCGTAGGCATTGGCTCGAAAAAAGCATTCTCAGATTTCCTTAACAGTAAGTATGCCGATTCTCAACATACCCATTTCTGGATACAGGCCAATGGCAATTCGGTCGTCGATGAGTCAAACAGTGCCAATAATACGACTGTTACGGAAAAACCCCCCGCCATTCTAGATTATTATAAAAAAAGAGCCAGGTAGGTTGGCTCTAGAGGACTGAAATGACTCTGACCGTATCATCAAGCTTGATACTGCTATTTGTTGTTGGTGTGAAATTACGGCCGAAGAGCAGCTCACTTCCTTCTTTCCGATAGGTTGCGAGCGTTCGCATCGGTTCACTATTTCTGTCAAACACGCCTGTTGAGGGATCTACCGTGATCATGACACACCGAGGAGAACGAGATGCTCCACTTAAGATAACCTCATTGCCGATACACACTTCTTTCCACATATCTTCGTCATGTGGCATTATCGGGCCCGTTACAACAATATTAGGGCGGAATCGTGCCATAGTAACCGGTGCAGCAAGCTTTGTATTGAGGAGATTGAGCGATTGCTCGCTTACGACAAGAAATGGATATCCATCAGCGTAGCTTACAGGAATGGCAGCTTGAAGGTATGACGACTGCTTGATACGCGGTGTTGTCGGAGAATAGCGATTCAAAAAGCACATGGTTTTGAGAAATGAACTAAACCACGCATTTATAGAAGGCTCCATGGCGAGTCCTGCACAGGTATCTCTATGCATGGTAATGTGCGTTTCTTGCGCTTCGGGGCTGCCATGGGATATGTCAAATGAAATATCGTCCATGCCAGGAGCCGAAAGCAACAAATTCGACCCTTCAATATGCGTATGTACAAGGGCAAGGCGAGGTTCGGTGCGCTGAGTAATAAATTTTCCGTGTTCATCTGTAAGCACGAATCTGCGATCATGCTCAAATCCAAATGGTGTGACTTCCGCGCGTTGAACAGCTATGCCCTTGCATGACTTAATTGGATAAATAAAGAGTCCGGTAACAAATATCCGATGACCTTCAGTCTTTATAGGTACGAGCATACCGCGAGTATGCCAGAATGCCTTGAAATGTCAATGTTTTTTTCGGTGAAAAAGTGCCGGAAGAAATGAAAGAATAATAATCACTCCTATGATTGGCAGAAGGTATTTATCAACATCTGGTACGGCTCTTCCAAGTGCAAAGCCAAGTATGGTAAGAAGAGCGGCCCATAGTATGCCTCCAATAATGGAATGAAGAAAAAAGCGCGATCCATCCATCGATCCAACGCCAGCTAGAATAGGAGCAAAGGTGCGTATGATTGGTATGAAGCGTGCTAGAATAATTGTCTTTCCCCCATGGTGCGCAAAGAAACGCTTGGTGCGCTCGATATGCTCTCGATGAAATAAAAAAGAATCAGGTTTTGAAAATAATCTTGGTCCGATATGTTTTCCAAGGTAATAGCCGACAAGATTTCCAACTACGCTTGCACAAAACAGCGCTGGAACAAGGACATAGATATTAAAGATGCCCTGAGATGCGAGGATGCCAGCTGTGAAGAGTAGGCTGTCACCCGGCAAGAAGAACCCGATAAGCAATCCCGTTTCAGCAAAAATAATAGCAACAACTCCGATTAATCCGATTGTTTGGACAAGCTGAATAAGTGATGATCCGGAAAAGAGCTCCATAGTTATGCATTTCTCAACTGAAGCCGTGAATAGGAGGGAAGCCGTTTGCGCGCGATGTATTTTCGTATTTCTTCTATCACAACAACAAACAATGAGAGACTGGCAATCATTGCCCAATCTTGCCCATCGAGCGGTACGGTATGGAGGATAGTATTCAAGAGGGGGTGGTAGACTGCCAGTAGCTGCAATGACACAACCATAGCGAGCGCTCCCAGTAATGCCTTATTGGAGAAGAATTGTTTAATAATTGAACGGTCTTCTGATCTGCAGTTCCATGCATTGAGCCATTGTGAAAAAGCAAGTGTTGTCATGCAGAGTGTCAGGGCTTTTTCCATGTTGTCTCGATAGGTCATCTCAAACAGGAAGAGTGCTGAAAGCGCCATGGGGAGACTCATGAGTATAATGCGCTGTATCATAAGTCCGTCCACGAGAGATGTGCGCTTTGTCGTCCCGTTTCGCGTGAGCAGATTATGTTCCTTTGGCTCCATACTCAACGAAACATCCAAAAAACTATCTGTTACTAAATTGAGCCAGATGATTTGCGCCGCTAAAAGGGGTAGGGGAAGGCCAATAATGAGTGCTAATGAGATGGTAATCACTTCACTGAGGTTTGTGGAAAAAAGATAGAGAATCACCTTTTTGAGCGTTTTAAAAATATTTCTTCCTTCTTCAACAGCTGCTATGATGCTGGAAAAATTATCATCAAGAAGGATGATGTCGGACGCTTCTTTCGCCACTTCCGTTCCGTTCTTTCCCATAGCAATACCCAAGTCTGCAGCAACAAGGGCTGGAGCGTCGTTGACGCCATCACCTGTCATTGCAATAATTTCTCCGCGACTGCGATATCCTTGCACAAGGCGGAGTTTGTGTTCCGGCGTAACTCTCGCACAAACGGTAACGCGCGCAAGAAGTGATTGAAGCTCTTCGGATGATAACCTTTCAATATCTGGTCCGGTCAGGACTTCATCACCGTCATGGTAGATACCGGCGCTTTGTGCGATGGCACGCGCAGTATTGATATGGTCTCCAGTCAGCATAACAATGCGAATACCCGCATTTTTTGCTTTCTCTATGGCTGCCGGCACTTCGTCGCGCAAGGTATCCTGTATAGCACAGAGCCCTACAAATGTGAGGCGTTCGACATGGGATGGATGGAGAAGAAGCAAATCTTGAAGATTCGGATGGGTTGAATAAGCACATGCAATAACTCGAAGGCCTTTTCGGGAAAATCGCTGGATCGCATCTTCTATTTCTTCTCGGATATCTTCATTGAGTGCGTGATGAGCGCCATTTTTTGCCACTGCTATTGAATGAGCGATAATCACTTCGGGCGCTCCAGTCACAATGAGGCGTTTCTCACCGTCTTCCTGTGTGAGAATGGCGTGGTATTTTTCTTTGTAATTGAATGGCAATTCCATAATGATCGGATAGCGCTCTCTAATAGAATCGCCTGTGAGACCTACTTTATGCGCAAGGACGGTAAGTGCCGCTTCTGTCGGCTCGCCGGATATTTTCCATGTCTGGTCCTTTTCTTCCAATGCAATTGTTGCTTCAGACGTTGCCGCAGAATAGGCAATAAGTTTTTCCAATACTTCTTGTTCGCCAAATGCCACAGCCTCACCTTGAAATGAGATCGTTCCTTCCGGCGTATATCCACTACCAGAAACATCATATTCGCCATCAAGTGTGAACAGTTTGCGTACGATAAGCTCGTTTTTTGTAAGCGTTCCTGTTTTGTCCACAGCGATTACTTCTGCTTGGCCAAGCGCTTCAACGGCCTGTAATTTTTTTACCAGAGCGTTGCGTTTTGCCATATGCCATACACCATTTGCCAATATAAGTGTGAGGACAATCGGTAGACCCTCAGGGATAACCGAAACAGAGAGCGAAACAACCGCTTCAAACATCTGAATAACATCCCTTCCCTTCATGATACCGAGTATGAAAATCCCTCCACAGATAACCGCTGCCGCAATGATAACCGCGCGCGATAGCAGCCCCATTTCATTTTTGAGCGGCATCTCCGTAGAAATATGGGATATCTCAACACCGATTTTTCCTATTTCGGTTCGTGTTCCGGTTGCAACCACGATTGCTTTGGCGCTTCCAGCGACCACAGCAGTTCCTTTGAATACCATAGAATGCTGATCTGCTATGGGAACATTTGTTTGTTTGATAGCTTCATGTGTTTTATCAATTGAACCCGACTCGCCTGTCACTGACGATTCATCAACGCGCAATCCATTGCATTCAATAAGCCGCGCATCCGCTCCAATGCGCTCTCCTTCATGAATGAGAATGATATCCCCCACAACAAGCTCCGTGTCTGGAATGATGCTGCGCTCACCGTGCCGCATGACTGTCACCGTTGTTGTGATAAAATCCCGCAGCTTTCTCAGTGTTTGCTGTGCTCGTCCATCATGGATTGTTCCCAGAACTGCATTAAAAGAAAGCACAAACAAAATAATGCTTCCGTCGATGGGATCGTTGAGTGCAAACATAGTAAGGCTTGCCGCGCCCAAAAGGTAGATAAGGGGGCTTTGGAACTGGCGGATGAAAATCAAAAAAAATGAATCTGTTTTTTCAACAGGCATCTGATTGGGCCCGTCTGCTTTAAGACGATTATGTGCTTCTTCATGCGAAAGTCCGCGTTCAAGGCTTGATGATAGCTGTTTTTCAATTGTTTGTGGTGAGAGGGAGTACCAGTGATACATATAATTAAAAAATGCCGAAAGACGTGTAATTGAGCTTTCGGATAGTATATAGTACTATAGTATCAAATATTCATGAAAAAGAAAATCAGACTATGAATAGCGAAACAGTACTTATCGGCATTGCCATAGGACTGACAATCGGAGTGTTTGTATGGATTGTTCTTCGAAAGCAGCAGTCTAGCAGCTTACAAGGCACAGGGCATGAATTTGCAAAAATCGCCCAAGAGGCGCTGCGGTCAACTCAGGAACAATTTCTCACTCTTGCTTCGGAAAAACTCAAACATGATGCTGCTCTTGCAAAAGGCGACCTTGAACACAAAAAGGATACAATCGAACAAATGATTCAAGAAATGCGGAAAGACTTGCTTGCAAGTAAAGAGCTTCTGAAGCAGAGTGATGACGCGCGGATTGCAAGTTTTTCTGCAGTAGCAAAAGAGCTGGAAATGCATAAAGGAGCCGTAACTGATCTCAAAAGTACGACCGATGACCTTAAGCGCATACTTTCAAATAATCAGCTTAGGGGCGCATTTGGCGAGCAAGTTGCTGAAAATTTACTGAAGATGGCAGGGTTTGTGACGGGCGTAGACTATGTATTCAATAAAGCACAGGACTTGCAAGATTCGCGGCCGGATTTCACCGTGATGCTGCCGGATGGCACTAAGATCAATATTGATGCAAAATTTCCGTATAGTGCGCTTGTAAAGATGTCAGAAGTTGAAGATCGCACAGAAAAGGAACAATATCGCAAACAGTTTGCAAGCGATGTGAAGCAAAAAGTGAAACAGGTAACGGGTAGGGGATATATCAATCCCGAGGAACGGACAGTCGATTTTGTTATTCTGTTTATCCCCAACGAAATGATTTTCAGTTTTATTTACGATCAACTGAATGATGTGTGGGAAGAAGCAATGCGCCAAAAAGTGATTCTTGCGGGGCCGTTTAGTTTTACGGCTATCTTACGGATGGTCAAACAAGCGCATTCGAATTTCCGTTATCAAGAAAACCTCCACCAAGTGATTGGACTCATTCAAAAGTTTGAAGCTGAGTATGAAAAATATAGCACAGCTGTTGATACACTAGGTGATCGGATACAGTCGGCTGCAAAACAATTTGAAGTCGTGTCGGCAACCCGTACTCGCGCATTGACGCGTGTGATAGATCAGATTAAGAGTCAAAAAGCATTGTCTGCAGCAGATGACGATGTGACAACAGACACAGATTGACAGACATTCTCAAAATAGTATACTTTAAAGTATACTCATAAGATACCTTTATGAATGATCAGATTATTGGCATCAAGCAACTGCAGACTCATTTAAAGCACCTCACGCAGCAAGTGCAGGAGGGAAGCTCCTTTGTTGTTGTGAAGAATTCTAAGCCGGTGTTCAGGATTGAACCGATAGAAGGAGCAAAAACAAAGCGATACACCCTTACCGACTTAAAAAAATTACAGTTCCGCAGCGGTACGAAGAATTTGAGCAAGAGTATTGATAAAATCATTTACGGCGTATGACAATCCTTGATTCAAGCGTTTGGATTGCCTGGCTTGATAAGGATGACAGTCAGCATGGAAGAGCAGAGAAGGTGTTTGAGCAGGTGAGTGATATCGTGGTGCCGGAATATGTTATCCTTGAGGTCTGTACGGTTCTTTCTCGGAAGAAGGGACATGCATTTGCTGAGCAATTTCTTTCACTTGCGGTCGAAAATAGCGATATCACCATTCTTCTTTCAAGCGAAGATCTTTTTTACAAAACGGTTGATAGTTTTAAAAAAGTCTTCCGTCGCCGTCTCTCTTTTGCTGATAGCATGTTGGCGGTTCTTTCGCGATCATATACTATTCTGACATTCGATAACACTCTTCAGAAGGCCATTCAAGAAGGGTATGTATAAGTAAGAAAAACATAATTGTATGCAAGAAAAACATATTGATCAAATGGTCACCATTACTCGTCAGGGGCAGGTGACAATTCCTCAGTCGCTCAGAAAAAAATTTCGTATCAAAGGATCCACAAAAGCCCGCATAACAAGTGAACAGGGGAAGATTATCATTACTCCGAAAGTAGCATTTGCTTCTCTTGGAGGATCTCTCAAATCAAGCGTCAAGCTTTCAGATAGGCAATTACGACAAGCTCGAACGCATTTTGCCAAAGAATTTGGACGGAAGATATGAAAC
It encodes:
- a CDS encoding HAD-IC family P-type ATPase → MYHWYSLSPQTIEKQLSSSLERGLSHEEAHNRLKADGPNQMPVEKTDSFFLIFIRQFQSPLIYLLGAASLTMFALNDPIDGSIILFVLSFNAVLGTIHDGRAQQTLRKLRDFITTTVTVMRHGERSIIPDTELVVGDIILIHEGERIGADARLIECNGLRVDESSVTGESGSIDKTHEAIKQTNVPIADQHSMVFKGTAVVAGSAKAIVVATGTRTEIGKIGVEISHISTEMPLKNEMGLLSRAVIIAAAVICGGIFILGIMKGRDVIQMFEAVVSLSVSVIPEGLPIVLTLILANGVWHMAKRNALVKKLQAVEALGQAEVIAVDKTGTLTKNELIVRKLFTLDGEYDVSGSGYTPEGTISFQGEAVAFGEQEVLEKLIAYSAATSEATIALEEKDQTWKISGEPTEAALTVLAHKVGLTGDSIRERYPIIMELPFNYKEKYHAILTQEDGEKRLIVTGAPEVIIAHSIAVAKNGAHHALNEDIREEIEDAIQRFSRKGLRVIACAYSTHPNLQDLLLLHPSHVERLTFVGLCAIQDTLRDEVPAAIEKAKNAGIRIVMLTGDHINTARAIAQSAGIYHDGDEVLTGPDIERLSSEELQSLLARVTVCARVTPEHKLRLVQGYRSRGEIIAMTGDGVNDAPALVAADLGIAMGKNGTEVAKEASDIILLDDNFSSIIAAVEEGRNIFKTLKKVILYLFSTNLSEVITISLALIIGLPLPLLAAQIIWLNLVTDSFLDVSLSMEPKEHNLLTRNGTTKRTSLVDGLMIQRIILMSLPMALSALFLFEMTYRDNMEKALTLCMTTLAFSQWLNAWNCRSEDRSIIKQFFSNKALLGALAMVVSLQLLAVYHPLLNTILHTVPLDGQDWAMIASLSLFVVVIEEIRKYIARKRLPSYSRLQLRNA
- a CDS encoding DNA recombination protein RmuC, producing the protein MNSETVLIGIAIGLTIGVFVWIVLRKQQSSSLQGTGHEFAKIAQEALRSTQEQFLTLASEKLKHDAALAKGDLEHKKDTIEQMIQEMRKDLLASKELLKQSDDARIASFSAVAKELEMHKGAVTDLKSTTDDLKRILSNNQLRGAFGEQVAENLLKMAGFVTGVDYVFNKAQDLQDSRPDFTVMLPDGTKINIDAKFPYSALVKMSEVEDRTEKEQYRKQFASDVKQKVKQVTGRGYINPEERTVDFVILFIPNEMIFSFIYDQLNDVWEEAMRQKVILAGPFSFTAILRMVKQAHSNFRYQENLHQVIGLIQKFEAEYEKYSTAVDTLGDRIQSAAKQFEVVSATRTRALTRVIDQIKSQKALSAADDDVTTDTD
- a CDS encoding PIN domain-containing protein, producing MTILDSSVWIAWLDKDDSQHGRAEKVFEQVSDIVVPEYVILEVCTVLSRKKGHAFAEQFLSLAVENSDITILLSSEDLFYKTVDSFKKVFRRRLSFADSMLAVLSRSYTILTFDNTLQKAIQEGYV
- a CDS encoding AbrB/MazE/SpoVT family DNA-binding domain-containing protein, with the protein product MQEKHIDQMVTITRQGQVTIPQSLRKKFRIKGSTKARITSEQGKIIITPKVAFASLGGSLKSSVKLSDRQLRQARTHFAKEFGRKI